In Campylobacter showae, the genomic stretch GTACCTACGACTACGCCGACGCGGTTTTTGCCGTATTTTTTGATAGCCTCTCGTACATCTTTATCTATTTGTAAAAGCGCGCTTAAAACTAGAACGTTGGTGCGCGTTTGCAGGTGTTTTGGCGTATTTTGGCTAAATGTAGCCAAAGGCGCGCCGACCTTGCCGAGGATAAAGCTTTTATCCGCCCTAAAGCCTTCGCAGACGCTCAAAAACCTCTTTTCTCCGCATAAATTTGCAAAATTTTCCTCTGCATCGGCTCCGGCTGCGCTGATGATGGCGGGCTTGCTAACGTATATCAAGAGCTCTTACCTTAAAATTTTCGTTATTTACTGCTATGACGGCCTCTTTTTGATTTGATTTTATGGCGCCCAGAATCTTTACAAAAAGCTCGTTGTAGGCGCTATTTGGAGGTAAAAAACCGACAGCCTCAAATTCGCCGTTTGGTCTCAAAACTCGCCTAGCTAGCGGAGTGCCCATGGAGTTTATCATCGTAAAATAATAGTCCTCTTTTTCGTGCGAAATATAGAGTAAATTTGAGCCGCTTTGGGAAATCACTTCAAACTCACGTTTATCAAAATTTACGATCTGCGGAACATCAAATTTAGCCTTCGCCGCGCATCCATACAGCACAAACGCCGCCATAAAAACAGATAAAAAATTTAAAACTTTTTTAAACCGCACTCTTTGGTTGCCTTATTAAATTTTGTTTGTTTTAGAATAATGAACAGATTATATCTTTTTAACCTTTAAAAACAATGCTTGACGCAAAATTTGGCGCACAAGATATGTTTTTAACAAAATTTGCTGATTTTTTGTTTATAAATTTACCTGGCAAAATTTTAGTTAAAAAAGTGGAAATCTAAATTTGATGGCGATGTTTTGAAAATTTAGATATTTTGATTAAACACATAAACCCGCGCGCAAAGCGCTGGTTTGCATTGCCAGCCATGACGCCATATTGGTATTTTAATATATTACCTTTACGACTACCTACAAGTAAATAGCGCTTGTAAAATTTTGTTCATTATTGCTAAATAGCATTTGCCAATAGCAATTAGCTACTAATATCTTAAGTTATTTTGATATAGAATTAATTTTGGATTTTGTCGCAGTATAGATACCACAGCTTGAGCCGATTTGGTTAATTGTAAGATGTTGATGTAATTAGCAAGAGTATTTTGAGTAAACCCTTTCTGATCATTTATCAAAAAGGGTTTACTCAGCTTAATTTTGGGCTCAAATTTGAGCCGCAATAACATAGAATTATTCTGATTTTTTCTTTGTAGGTTTTTTAGCTTCGACTCCCTTAACTCCACTTTCTTCAACTTTTTTCTTTGAAGATTTTGCCTTAGTCTTAACGTCATCAATATCTTTTTCTATTTTATCTTCGCCGGATTTTACTTTATTTGTGATGTTTTTAGAAGCCTTTTCTTCTATGTCAGTTTTAGATTTATCCATATCTTTTACAGGCGCAGCTACTTTGTCTTCTACATCTTTTGTTTTTTTAGCGACTTCTTTTTTGCCCTGTTTTACTTTGTCGGTCACATCATTGACTTCTTTTGCCTTTTTGGATAGTTTATCGCTTGTAGGCATTACGCTCGTACCGCTCGTAGAAATATCGCCTTTTAAATTTTCAAAAGTCTTATCGCCGATACCGTTTACGTTTTTAATATCCTCTATACTTTCAAATTTATTTGTTTTTCTATATTCAATAATAGCATCTGCTTTTGCTGAACCAATGCCGTTTAAACTCATAAGCTCCTCTTTTGTAGCGGTATTTAAATTTATAGCGGCAAATACCATCGAAGCGCATGCCAACATTAATAACACAAATTTGTTCATAGTTTTTCCTTTTTAAAAAATTATTTCATATTCTACCAAAAAATAATTATAAGATTATTAAAAAATATTATTAATATAAACCAGTGCTGCAAATGTATTTAAGCAAATCAACTTCTAAATGAAAATCTAAAAAAGCTTAATATTAGTATAACTAAGGGCCATAAAAAACGTAGCGTGAGCAAAACACATTTTAATCTCACTATTTTCCCCTTTCCCCTAAAAATACTTGAATAGAGTTTAATTATAGCTCGAGTACACTTTAAAGTACTTGGCTCAAATTTTTCCTTACTTTAGTTTTAATCTGACACCCTTTTATCGTATGTAAATAAAATATAGCACATTGATTGCGAGATTTTTGCATAAATTATTTTATCATAAAGCGATGTTATTTACTGACTAAAATGATTTTTGCTTTATGTTATGATTTACCTTCAAAAAATATCATACACCACAAAAGACTTCCATTGTACTATGGCCAACTTTAGAGCTTCTATTCGTTAGATAACCTTCCTCTTTGGGTTCAGCTCATCCTATCACAAACTACTTTCACGCTATGATCTTTACCTGACACCCTTAAAATATAACACACTAATGGTAGCCATACAGCTTCGACTTGCACAAATCAATCCCATGTAAATCCACAGCACACATAACCACCCGCATCATCCTCATGTAAAATTTTAAAAGCATCACTCCTTAGGCACTAGATAAATACACTTTAGAATA encodes the following:
- a CDS encoding ComEA family DNA-binding protein codes for the protein MNKFVLLMLACASMVFAAINLNTATKEELMSLNGIGSAKADAIIEYRKTNKFESIEDIKNVNGIGDKTFENLKGDISTSGTSVMPTSDKLSKKAKEVNDVTDKVKQGKKEVAKKTKDVEDKVAAPVKDMDKSKTDIEEKASKNITNKVKSGEDKIEKDIDDVKTKAKSSKKKVEESGVKGVEAKKPTKKKSE